One genomic segment of Dysosmobacter sp. Marseille-Q4140 includes these proteins:
- a CDS encoding acetyl-CoA C-acetyltransferase, giving the protein MKDLYVVNCCRTAIGSFGGSLKNTPATELGAIVVKEALKRAGVAPEQVDEVMFGCILTAAQGQNVARQVAVKAGIPYSVPAYTVGMVCGSGMKSVIEGARAILAGDADVIVCGGTENMSAAPYAVPTGRYGARMGHTQMIDTMIKDGLWDAYHNYHMGTTAENIADIWGITRQEMDEFAASSQQKTEAAQKAGKFEDEIVPVPVKVKKDIVEFKVDEFPRAGVTAEGISKLRGAFPVGPESPNPEVVHTFEPKGLKETADKGTQRVTAANASGINDGAAAIILASGEAVEKYGLKPMAKLIGWGQGGVDPKIMGVGPVPASRQAMAKAGVTIDDIDLVEANEAFAAQSIAVARELGFDMSKVNVNGGAISLGHPVGASGARIIVTLLHEMQKRPDAKKGLATLCIGGGQGTATVFEKC; this is encoded by the coding sequence ATGAAAGATCTTTATGTCGTGAATTGCTGCAGAACCGCTATCGGCTCTTTCGGCGGCAGCCTCAAGAACACCCCCGCCACTGAGCTGGGTGCCATCGTGGTGAAGGAAGCCCTCAAGCGCGCCGGCGTCGCCCCCGAGCAGGTGGACGAGGTCATGTTCGGCTGCATCCTCACCGCTGCCCAGGGCCAGAACGTGGCCCGCCAGGTGGCTGTGAAGGCCGGCATCCCCTACTCCGTTCCCGCTTACACCGTGGGCATGGTCTGCGGCTCCGGCATGAAGTCCGTCATCGAGGGCGCCCGCGCCATCCTGGCCGGCGACGCCGACGTGATCGTCTGCGGCGGCACCGAGAACATGAGCGCCGCTCCCTATGCCGTTCCCACCGGTCGTTACGGCGCCCGGATGGGCCACACCCAGATGATCGACACCATGATCAAGGACGGTCTGTGGGACGCCTATCACAACTATCACATGGGCACCACCGCTGAGAACATCGCCGATATCTGGGGCATCACCCGCCAGGAGATGGACGAGTTCGCCGCCTCCTCCCAGCAGAAGACCGAGGCCGCTCAGAAGGCCGGCAAGTTCGAGGACGAGATCGTTCCCGTGCCCGTGAAGGTCAAGAAGGACATCGTGGAGTTCAAGGTGGACGAGTTCCCCCGCGCCGGTGTCACCGCCGAGGGCATCTCCAAGCTGCGCGGCGCCTTCCCCGTGGGCCCCGAGTCCCCCAACCCCGAGGTCGTGCACACCTTTGAGCCCAAGGGTCTGAAGGAGACCGCCGACAAGGGCACCCAGCGCGTCACCGCCGCCAACGCCTCCGGCATCAACGACGGCGCCGCCGCTATCATCCTGGCCTCCGGCGAGGCCGTGGAGAAGTACGGCCTGAAGCCCATGGCCAAGCTGATCGGCTGGGGCCAGGGCGGCGTGGATCCCAAGATCATGGGCGTGGGCCCCGTGCCCGCCTCCCGTCAGGCCATGGCCAAGGCCGGCGTGACCATCGACGACATCGACCTGGTGGAGGCCAACGAGGCCTTTGCCGCCCAGTCCATCGCCGTTGCCCGTGAGCTGGGCTTCGACATGAGCAAGGTCAACGTCAACGGCGGCGCCATCTCCCTGGGCCACCCCGTCGGCGCTTCCGGCGCCCGCATCATCGTCACCCTGCTGCACGAGATGCAGAAGCGGCCCGACGCCAAGAAGGGCCTGGCTACCCTCTGCATCGGCGGCGGCCAGGGCACTGCCACCGTGTTCGAGAAGTGCTGA
- a CDS encoding helix-turn-helix transcriptional regulator, with the protein MLGHLRALREDQSLSQKQLADLLQVHQTTYSDYERGNLNIPVSALIQLAAFYHTSIDYLVGYTDDPTPYPRSRPRR; encoded by the coding sequence ATGCTCGGCCATTTGCGCGCCCTGCGGGAGGACCAGTCCCTGTCCCAAAAGCAGCTGGCGGACCTGCTGCAAGTCCACCAGACCACGTACTCTGACTACGAACGGGGCAATCTCAACATTCCCGTATCCGCTCTGATCCAGCTGGCGGCGTTCTATCACACCAGCATCGACTATCTGGTGGGATACACGGACGATCCGACGCCCTACCCCAGATCCCGTCCCCGGCGCTGA
- a CDS encoding helix-turn-helix transcriptional regulator, which produces MDMTFGERLRCLREEQEPRLTQTQLALETGISQRKISYLERGELEPSLDELRRLCRYYQVSADYLLDLPAGLSRPER; this is translated from the coding sequence ATGGATATGACATTTGGTGAACGCCTGCGCTGTCTGCGGGAAGAACAGGAACCCCGCCTGACGCAGACCCAGCTGGCCTTGGAAACCGGCATTTCCCAGCGGAAGATCTCCTATCTGGAGCGGGGGGAGCTGGAGCCGTCTCTGGACGAGCTGCGGCGGCTGTGCCGGTATTATCAGGTGTCGGCGGACTACCTGCTGGACCTGCCGGCGGGGTTGTCCCGGCCCGAGCGGTGA
- a CDS encoding pyridoxamine 5'-phosphate oxidase family protein, whose protein sequence is MEEVLEFLRKCGTYYLATVDGGQARVRPFGTIDLFDGRLTVQTGRKKDVSRQILANPRVELCAFDGERWLRLAAAAVEDPRIEAQAHMLEAYPSLQAMYQPGDGNTQIFALTEVTATFSSFTEAPRTLTF, encoded by the coding sequence ATGGAAGAAGTGCTGGAATTTCTGAGAAAGTGCGGGACCTACTACCTCGCCACGGTGGACGGCGGGCAGGCCCGGGTGCGGCCCTTCGGCACCATCGACCTGTTTGACGGCCGCCTGACCGTCCAGACCGGCCGGAAGAAGGACGTGTCCCGGCAGATCCTGGCCAACCCCAGGGTGGAGCTGTGCGCCTTTGACGGGGAGCGGTGGCTGCGGCTGGCGGCCGCGGCGGTGGAGGACCCCCGGATCGAGGCCCAGGCCCATATGCTGGAGGCGTACCCCTCTCTCCAGGCCATGTACCAGCCCGGGGACGGCAACACCCAGATCTTCGCCCTGACGGAGGTCACGGCCACCTTCTCCTCCTTTACGGAGGCACCCCGGACCCTCACCTTCTGA
- the trxA gene encoding thioredoxin, translated as MAIQHFKTSEFDAAVEAAPLAMVDFWASWCGPCKMLSPVVESIAEQFDGKVLVGKVNVDEEPDLARRFGVMSIPTVVFLKNGREFDRKVGVMPPEAFTSVLNSNL; from the coding sequence ATGGCGATCCAGCATTTCAAGACTTCCGAATTCGACGCCGCCGTGGAGGCGGCCCCCCTGGCTATGGTGGACTTCTGGGCCTCCTGGTGCGGCCCCTGCAAGATGCTCTCCCCGGTGGTGGAGTCCATCGCGGAGCAGTTTGACGGCAAGGTCCTGGTGGGCAAGGTGAACGTGGACGAGGAGCCGGACCTGGCCCGGCGCTTCGGCGTCATGAGCATCCCCACCGTGGTGTTCCTGAAGAACGGCCGGGAGTTTGACCGCAAGGTGGGCGTCATGCCCCCCGAGGCCTTCACCTCCGTGCTGAACAGCAACCTGTGA
- a CDS encoding NAD(P)/FAD-dependent oxidoreductase, translated as MSCDILVIGGGPAGLSAAVNARARGRSVLVVSNPLEENPLWPAERVDNYPGLPAVSGAELLTQLRRHAERSGAEFLTGRALTSVRMGDAWYVSVGPDMYNAKAVVLAAGVARGKKFPGEAEFLGRGVSYCATCDGMLYRGKAVAVLGYSDSARQEAEFLERIGCRVTYFDRPRTCEIHGEETVRSVTCDGQSTDVDCVFILRPALAPTDLFPGLETGKGFVAVDRRMATNLQGLFAAGDCTGGPLQAAKAAGEGLIAGQSAAAYVADLERQARQG; from the coding sequence ATGTCCTGTGACATTCTGGTGATCGGCGGGGGTCCCGCGGGCCTGTCCGCCGCGGTGAACGCCCGGGCCCGTGGCCGCAGCGTCCTGGTGGTCTCCAACCCTCTGGAGGAGAACCCCCTGTGGCCGGCGGAGCGGGTGGACAACTATCCGGGCCTGCCCGCCGTCTCCGGCGCGGAGCTGCTGACCCAGCTGCGCCGCCACGCGGAGCGCTCCGGCGCGGAGTTCCTGACGGGACGGGCGCTCACCTCCGTGCGGATGGGGGACGCCTGGTACGTCAGCGTGGGGCCCGACATGTACAACGCCAAAGCCGTGGTCCTGGCGGCGGGCGTGGCCCGGGGGAAGAAGTTCCCCGGCGAGGCGGAGTTTTTGGGCCGGGGCGTCAGCTACTGCGCCACCTGCGACGGGATGCTCTACCGGGGCAAGGCCGTGGCGGTGCTGGGATACAGCGACTCCGCCCGGCAGGAGGCCGAGTTCCTGGAGCGAATCGGCTGCCGCGTGACCTACTTCGACCGGCCCCGGACCTGCGAGATCCACGGGGAGGAGACGGTCCGCTCCGTCACCTGCGACGGGCAGAGCACCGATGTGGACTGCGTGTTCATCCTGCGGCCCGCCCTGGCCCCCACGGATCTGTTCCCGGGCCTGGAGACGGGGAAGGGCTTCGTGGCGGTGGACCGCCGCATGGCCACCAATCTGCAGGGCCTCTTTGCCGCCGGGGACTGCACCGGCGGACCCCTTCAGGCGGCCAAGGCCGCCGGAGAGGGCCTGATCGCCGGCCAGAGTGCCGCCGCCTATGTGGCCGATCTGGAGCGGCAGGCCCGCCAGGGATGA
- a CDS encoding winged helix-turn-helix transcriptional regulator translates to MDVQIDYEERAELLKALSNPVRLRIVHGLLRRGCHNVSCMERSTGMSQSCISQHLQKLRAAGVVSTERCGNEVIYHVSSPVAAGLVAVLMEEEASNYVL, encoded by the coding sequence ATGGATGTACAAATTGACTACGAGGAGCGGGCGGAGCTGCTGAAGGCCCTGTCCAACCCGGTCCGGCTGCGGATCGTCCACGGGCTGCTGCGCCGGGGCTGCCACAACGTCTCCTGCATGGAGCGGTCCACGGGCATGTCCCAGTCCTGCATCTCCCAGCACCTGCAGAAGCTGCGGGCCGCGGGGGTGGTGTCCACGGAGCGGTGCGGCAACGAAGTCATTTACCACGTCTCCTCGCCGGTGGCCGCCGGCCTGGTGGCGGTGTTGATGGAAGAGGAGGCGTCCAACTATGTCCTGTGA
- a CDS encoding ribulose-phosphate 3-epimerase, whose translation MVKIAPSILSADFANLERDIQRISTADYVHVDVMDGMFVPNITIGIPVVKSLRPTTALPLDVHLMIVEPVRYVEQFCDAGADLVTVHVESDTPENIHAAIDKIHAKGKKAGIVLKPKTPAEAALPYLEKVELILVMTVEPGFGGQKFMADMMPKVSAIRAWIDEKNPACELEVDGGVDPETCKTCIAAGANVLVAGSAVYKAADIPARIAALRG comes from the coding sequence ATGGTAAAGATCGCACCCAGCATTCTCTCCGCCGATTTCGCAAATCTGGAGCGGGATATCCAGCGGATCTCCACAGCCGATTACGTCCATGTGGACGTGATGGACGGCATGTTCGTCCCCAACATCACCATCGGCATCCCCGTGGTCAAGTCCCTGCGGCCCACCACCGCGCTGCCGCTGGACGTGCATCTGATGATCGTGGAGCCGGTGCGGTATGTGGAGCAGTTCTGCGATGCCGGCGCCGACCTGGTGACGGTCCATGTGGAGTCCGACACGCCGGAGAACATCCACGCCGCCATCGACAAGATCCACGCCAAGGGAAAGAAGGCGGGCATCGTCCTCAAGCCCAAGACCCCCGCCGAGGCGGCCCTGCCGTACCTGGAGAAGGTGGAGCTGATCCTGGTGATGACGGTGGAGCCGGGCTTCGGCGGCCAGAAGTTCATGGCCGATATGATGCCCAAGGTCTCCGCCATCCGCGCCTGGATCGACGAGAAGAACCCCGCCTGCGAACTGGAGGTGGACGGCGGCGTGGACCCGGAGACCTGCAAGACCTGCATCGCCGCCGGGGCCAACGTGCTGGTGGCGGGCAGCGCCGTGTACAAGGCGGCGGACATCCCCGCCCGGATCGCCGCTCTGCGGGGCTGA
- a CDS encoding pyridoxal-phosphate dependent enzyme has product MRNIASVPRVSLGLFPTPFYKLEAISARYGRNIWIKRDDLCGVALGGNKVRKLEFLLAQAQADGCDTVFTTGGAQSNHAMLTAACAARLGMDCKLFLKDRGVTGRRGNLVLDEIYGAPVRLVDTDDYQDIYREMEAEAAGLEARGHRCCRIPLGGSTPLGTLGYAAAARECAVQAMAAGIRVGHLVSATGSGGTTAGLLLGAGLFLPGARVTGMAVDPQPFRETVLDLAAGAAALLEASFQPQEKDLQILDCAGLGYAVPDPAATPAILELARTEGILLDPVYTGKAWAGLLAQVKAGGFEGEGDIVFFHTGGAAALFAMDLPEASN; this is encoded by the coding sequence ATGCGGAACATCGCCAGCGTGCCCAGGGTCTCCCTGGGCCTCTTCCCCACCCCCTTTTACAAGCTGGAGGCCATCAGCGCCAGGTACGGCCGGAACATCTGGATCAAGCGGGATGACCTGTGCGGCGTGGCCCTGGGCGGCAACAAGGTCCGCAAGCTGGAGTTTCTGCTGGCCCAGGCCCAGGCCGACGGCTGCGACACGGTGTTCACCACCGGCGGCGCCCAGTCCAACCACGCCATGCTGACCGCCGCCTGCGCCGCCCGGCTGGGCATGGACTGCAAGCTGTTTTTGAAGGACCGGGGTGTCACCGGCCGCCGGGGCAACCTGGTGCTCGATGAGATCTACGGCGCCCCCGTCCGGCTGGTGGACACCGACGACTATCAGGACATTTACCGGGAGATGGAGGCGGAGGCTGCCGGGCTGGAGGCCCGGGGCCACCGCTGCTGCCGGATCCCCCTGGGCGGGTCCACGCCTCTGGGGACCCTGGGCTATGCCGCCGCCGCCCGGGAGTGCGCCGTCCAGGCCATGGCCGCCGGCATCCGGGTGGGCCATCTGGTCAGCGCCACCGGCTCCGGCGGCACCACCGCCGGACTGCTGCTGGGGGCGGGGCTGTTCCTGCCCGGCGCCCGGGTCACCGGCATGGCGGTGGATCCCCAGCCCTTCCGGGAGACGGTGCTGGACCTGGCCGCCGGCGCCGCCGCGCTGCTGGAGGCCTCCTTCCAGCCCCAGGAGAAGGATCTTCAGATCCTGGACTGTGCCGGACTCGGCTACGCCGTGCCCGATCCGGCGGCCACCCCCGCCATTTTGGAGCTGGCCCGGACTGAGGGCATTTTGCTGGACCCGGTCTACACCGGCAAGGCCTGGGCGGGCCTGCTGGCCCAGGTGAAGGCCGGGGGCTTTGAGGGCGAGGGTGACATCGTCTTTTTCCACACCGGCGGCGCCGCGGCCCTGTTCGCCATGGACCTGCCGGAAGCATCGAACTAA
- the recR gene encoding recombination mediator RecR → MEYFPAPLEKLVEQFARLPGIGGKSAQRLAFHVLGLPEEEAREFAEAILDAKRSVTCCPECQNFTAGGLCPICASPKRDGSVICVVADPRDVAAIERSREFNGRYHVLHGVISPMNHVGPDDLAIKPLVERVAKGGVEEVIMATNPDTEGEATAMYIARLLKPFGVRVTRLAYGIPVGGHLEFADDATLMRALEGRRDI, encoded by the coding sequence ATGGAATACTTCCCCGCACCCCTTGAAAAGCTGGTGGAGCAGTTTGCCCGGCTGCCGGGCATCGGCGGCAAGTCCGCCCAGCGGCTGGCCTTCCATGTGCTGGGCCTGCCGGAGGAGGAGGCCCGGGAATTCGCCGAGGCCATCCTGGACGCCAAGCGCAGCGTCACCTGCTGCCCGGAGTGCCAGAACTTCACCGCCGGGGGCCTTTGCCCCATCTGCGCCTCCCCCAAGCGGGACGGCTCCGTCATCTGCGTGGTGGCGGACCCCCGGGACGTGGCCGCCATCGAGCGCAGCCGGGAGTTCAATGGCCGCTACCACGTGCTCCACGGCGTCATCTCCCCCATGAACCATGTGGGGCCCGACGATCTGGCCATCAAACCCCTGGTGGAGCGGGTGGCCAAGGGCGGCGTGGAGGAGGTCATCATGGCCACCAACCCCGACACCGAGGGCGAGGCCACGGCCATGTACATTGCCCGGCTGTTAAAGCCCTTCGGCGTCCGGGTGACCCGCCTGGCCTACGGCATCCCCGTGGGCGGCCACCTGGAGTTCGCCGACGACGCCACGCTGATGCGGGCGCTGGAGGGCCGCCGGGACATCTGA
- a CDS encoding PLP-dependent aminotransferase family protein: MLTYAMEQRGDLSLYEYLYRCIRRDILSGALAAGERLPSKRALAEHLHLSVITVEGAYAQLEAEGYVHTLPRRGFFVSPVERTAPAPAVPAPAAEPEERAWRLDLKRNRVDMARFPVSTWARLTRRVLSEDGAALLRPVPHQGLPALRQAIADDLRHFRGMAADPAQILVGAGAEYLYLLLAQLLGREAVVAVEDPGYPKIRQVYGSLGLPCRPVPLDGQGVDPAALAASGASAAHLSPNHHYPTGLVTPIARRQALLRWAEDTGGYLIEDDYDSELRFTGRPIPTLQSIDRGGRVLYMNTFSQTISPSMRLGFVVLPPALLAEYRRRLDFYACTVPALEQHVLALFLSEGHYERHLARMRKEYRLRRGAVLAAFRASPFAHRIAISEQGAGLHFLLRLETGRSDEALRQRAEGLGVRLGFLSEYAAVPDGAHAHTLVVNYGGLEPAALPEAMALLAEVFAE, translated from the coding sequence GTGCTGACCTACGCCATGGAGCAGCGGGGAGATCTGTCCCTGTACGAATATCTGTACCGGTGCATCCGCCGGGACATCCTCTCCGGCGCCCTGGCCGCCGGGGAGCGGCTGCCCTCCAAGCGGGCGCTGGCGGAGCATCTGCACCTGTCCGTCATCACCGTGGAGGGAGCCTACGCCCAGCTGGAGGCCGAGGGCTATGTCCACACCCTGCCCCGGCGGGGCTTTTTCGTCTCGCCGGTGGAGCGGACCGCCCCGGCCCCGGCGGTCCCGGCCCCGGCGGCGGAGCCGGAGGAACGGGCCTGGCGGCTGGACCTCAAGCGCAACCGGGTGGACATGGCCCGGTTCCCGGTGTCCACCTGGGCCCGGCTGACCCGGCGGGTGCTCTCCGAGGACGGGGCGGCGCTGCTGCGCCCCGTCCCTCACCAGGGCCTGCCCGCCCTGCGCCAGGCCATTGCCGACGACCTGCGCCACTTCCGGGGCATGGCGGCGGACCCGGCCCAGATCCTGGTGGGGGCCGGAGCGGAGTATTTGTACCTGCTGCTGGCCCAGCTGCTGGGGCGGGAGGCGGTAGTGGCCGTGGAGGACCCGGGCTATCCCAAGATCCGCCAGGTCTACGGCAGCCTGGGGCTGCCCTGCCGCCCGGTGCCCCTGGACGGCCAAGGCGTGGACCCTGCCGCTTTGGCGGCCTCCGGGGCCTCCGCGGCCCATCTGTCTCCCAACCACCACTATCCCACCGGCCTGGTGACCCCCATCGCCCGGCGGCAGGCCCTGCTGCGCTGGGCAGAGGACACCGGGGGGTATCTCATCGAGGACGACTACGACAGCGAGCTGCGCTTCACCGGCCGGCCCATCCCCACCCTCCAGAGCATCGACCGCGGCGGACGGGTGCTGTACATGAACACCTTCTCCCAGACCATCTCCCCCTCCATGCGGCTGGGGTTCGTGGTACTGCCGCCGGCGCTGCTGGCGGAATACCGCCGCCGGCTGGACTTTTACGCCTGCACCGTGCCGGCCCTGGAGCAGCACGTGCTGGCCCTGTTCCTCTCGGAGGGCCACTACGAGCGCCACCTCGCCCGGATGCGCAAGGAGTACCGCCTGCGCCGCGGCGCGGTGCTGGCGGCCTTCCGCGCCAGCCCCTTTGCCCATCGCATCGCCATCTCCGAACAGGGGGCGGGGCTGCACTTCCTGCTGCGGCTGGAGACAGGCCGGTCCGACGAAGCCCTGCGGCAGCGGGCGGAGGGCCTGGGGGTGCGGCTTGGCTTCCTCTCGGAGTACGCCGCGGTGCCGGACGGCGCCCACGCCCACACCCTGGTGGTCAACTACGGCGGGCTGGAGCCCGCCGCCCTGCCGGAGGCCATGGCGCTGCTGGCGGAGGTCTTTGCGGAATAA
- a CDS encoding ECF transporter S component: MEKTVERREDRSARQVRALVLTALLAAMACAATMAIRVPTPTGGYVNLGDAVVLLGAYLLGPGWGAAAAGIGSALADLLGGYPMYVPATLVIKAVMAALAAGLYRLLGRRGGWTFAVCGAAAEVPMVLGYWLFDALLASFGGRDFSLALAGAAAGIPGNLVQAAFGAAASALLAAALRKSAFVCREFPHL; the protein is encoded by the coding sequence ATGGAAAAGACAGTGGAGCGGCGGGAGGACCGGTCCGCCCGGCAGGTGCGGGCCCTGGTGCTGACGGCGCTGCTGGCGGCCATGGCCTGCGCGGCCACCATGGCGATCCGGGTGCCCACCCCCACCGGGGGATATGTGAATCTGGGGGACGCAGTGGTGCTGCTGGGGGCCTATCTGCTGGGCCCCGGCTGGGGCGCCGCGGCGGCGGGCATCGGCTCCGCTCTGGCGGACCTGCTGGGGGGCTATCCCATGTACGTGCCCGCCACCCTGGTCATCAAGGCGGTCATGGCGGCCCTGGCGGCAGGGCTGTACCGGCTGCTGGGGCGCCGGGGCGGATGGACCTTTGCGGTGTGCGGCGCGGCGGCGGAGGTGCCCATGGTGCTGGGCTACTGGCTGTTTGACGCTCTGCTGGCGTCCTTCGGGGGCCGGGACTTCTCCCTGGCCCTGGCAGGCGCCGCGGCGGGCATCCCCGGCAATCTGGTCCAGGCGGCCTTCGGCGCGGCGGCCTCCGCCCTGCTGGCGGCGGCCCTGCGGAAGAGCGCCTTTGTGTGCCGGGAGTTCCCCCACCTGTGA
- a CDS encoding DUF975 family protein, whose product MTPRQIDRPQLKAQTRELLRSAQVRPKAMAALYLGLIAVLNLADTLAGSVSLSLLGTFVTVLTMLLGTVLNVGFVLYCMAIRRGERAEFLTLFDGFSFVGKIIGLSILQSVFIFLWSLLFVIPGIIAAYRYRFAMYNLCENPDLSIVEALDMSKRQTEGYKGQLFVLDLSYLGWGILASLPSTVEFFYLYLQILEDPAVFMADPTRLVPLIGSGLLMSLIIWLWSLAVQLFYLPNYQCVELGYFDIAKETSGVGAGARPQEGGWSGWNGGQDGWGGGPDDLGGY is encoded by the coding sequence ATGACGCCAAGACAGATCGACAGACCGCAGCTGAAAGCGCAGACGAGGGAGCTGCTGCGCTCCGCCCAGGTACGCCCCAAGGCCATGGCGGCGCTGTATCTGGGCCTGATCGCAGTCCTGAATCTGGCCGACACCCTGGCGGGCAGTGTCAGCCTCAGCCTCCTGGGCACCTTTGTGACCGTTCTGACCATGCTGCTGGGGACCGTCCTCAATGTGGGCTTCGTGCTGTACTGCATGGCCATCCGGCGGGGCGAGCGGGCGGAGTTTCTGACGCTCTTCGACGGGTTCTCCTTCGTGGGGAAGATCATTGGCCTGAGCATCCTGCAGTCGGTGTTCATCTTTTTGTGGTCGCTGCTGTTCGTCATCCCCGGCATCATCGCCGCCTACCGCTACCGCTTCGCCATGTACAATCTATGCGAGAATCCGGATTTGAGTATCGTGGAAGCGCTGGACATGAGCAAGCGCCAGACCGAGGGCTACAAGGGCCAGCTGTTCGTGCTGGACCTGAGCTACCTGGGCTGGGGAATCCTGGCGTCCCTGCCCTCCACGGTGGAGTTCTTCTATCTCTATCTCCAGATCCTTGAGGATCCCGCCGTCTTCATGGCAGACCCCACCCGGCTGGTGCCGCTGATCGGCTCCGGCCTCCTCATGTCGCTGATCATCTGGCTGTGGTCCCTGGCGGTACAGCTTTTCTACCTGCCCAACTATCAGTGCGTGGAGCTGGGCTATTTCGACATCGCCAAGGAGACCTCCGGCGTGGGCGCCGGTGCCCGGCCGCAGGAGGGCGGCTGGAGCGGCTGGAACGGCGGCCAGGACGGCTGGGGCGGCGGCCCCGACGACCTGGGCGGCTACTGA
- the rsxC gene encoding electron transport complex subunit RsxC — protein MAQAFFGGVHPHDMKAATNEKAIEQLAPPAQVVIPMSMHFGAPCTPLVKVGDHVKVGQKIGEFRGLGAPIHASVSGTVKAVEPRPYSMGGNMMSVVIDNDFQDTLSEEVQAPADPDALSVQEMVEIVKNAGIVGMGGATFPTHVKISGGIGQVDTVIINGAECEPYITGDHRTMLERPEEIIGGCVYLAKMFGVDKVIIGVEDNKQNGIDAMNKVIAEKKAPVVVEPLRCRYPQGGEKQLCQAITGKQVPPGGLPSNIGCAVFNINTTCAIYRAITQGMPVVKKIVTVSGSGVVEPKNIECPIGTPVSLLFDACGGLKDGTYKLVCGGPMMGMAQYTADIPVGKGTGAMLAFCENEEQTVENPQCIRCGKCVAACPMHLEPLFMYQYASKGMVDELNDAHIMDCMECGACAYVCPARVHLTHMFKTGKQLVKDKTAADKAAAEAKKKAAEEKKEAVK, from the coding sequence ATGGCACAAGCTTTCTTTGGCGGCGTTCATCCCCATGACATGAAGGCCGCGACCAATGAGAAGGCCATCGAACAGCTGGCACCCCCGGCCCAGGTGGTCATTCCCATGTCGATGCACTTCGGCGCACCTTGCACGCCACTGGTCAAAGTGGGCGATCATGTGAAGGTGGGCCAGAAGATCGGCGAATTCCGCGGCCTCGGCGCCCCGATCCACGCCAGCGTTTCCGGCACGGTCAAGGCAGTGGAGCCCCGCCCCTATTCCATGGGCGGCAACATGATGTCCGTGGTGATCGACAACGATTTCCAGGACACCCTCAGCGAGGAGGTCCAGGCCCCCGCCGATCCTGACGCCCTCAGCGTCCAGGAGATGGTGGAGATCGTGAAGAACGCCGGCATCGTCGGCATGGGCGGCGCGACCTTCCCCACCCACGTGAAGATCTCCGGCGGCATCGGGCAGGTGGACACCGTCATCATCAACGGCGCCGAGTGCGAGCCCTACATCACCGGCGACCACCGCACCATGCTGGAGCGCCCCGAGGAGATCATCGGCGGCTGCGTGTATCTGGCCAAGATGTTCGGTGTGGACAAGGTCATCATCGGCGTGGAGGACAACAAGCAAAACGGCATCGACGCCATGAACAAGGTCATCGCCGAGAAGAAGGCCCCCGTGGTGGTGGAGCCCCTGCGCTGCCGTTACCCCCAGGGCGGTGAGAAGCAGCTCTGCCAGGCCATCACCGGCAAGCAGGTGCCTCCCGGAGGGCTGCCCTCCAACATCGGTTGCGCCGTGTTCAACATCAACACCACCTGCGCCATCTACCGGGCCATCACCCAGGGCATGCCCGTGGTGAAGAAGATCGTCACGGTCTCCGGCTCTGGTGTGGTGGAGCCCAAGAACATCGAGTGCCCCATCGGCACCCCCGTCTCCCTGCTGTTCGACGCCTGCGGCGGTCTGAAGGACGGCACCTACAAGCTGGTGTGCGGCGGCCCCATGATGGGCATGGCCCAGTACACCGCCGATATTCCCGTGGGCAAGGGCACCGGCGCTATGCTGGCCTTCTGCGAGAATGAGGAGCAGACCGTTGAGAATCCCCAGTGCATCCGCTGCGGCAAGTGTGTGGCCGCCTGCCCCATGCACCTGGAGCCCCTGTTCATGTACCAGTACGCCTCCAAGGGCATGGTGGATGAGCTCAACGACGCTCACATCATGGACTGCATGGAGTGCGGCGCCTGCGCGTACGTCTGCCCCGCCCGGGTCCACCTGACCCACATGTTCAAGACCGGCAAGCAGCTGGTCAAGGACAAGACGGCCGCTGACAAGGCCGCTGCCGAGGCAAAGAAAAAGGCCGCAGAAGAGAAGAAGGAGGCCGTAAAGTAA